A window of Anaerosoma tenue contains these coding sequences:
- a CDS encoding SulP family inorganic anion transporter, producing the protein MKPAIIEAWVAGLFRKQHWLPNAAAGVVVGVVAIPLAMAFAIAAGAKPEQGLYTAIIAGLVVTLFGGSRVQIAGPTGAFAVLLAGVTARHGIGGLQVVTLLAGAILVIFGLARLGSVIKYIPESVVLGFTAGIAVVIWVGQWPNFFGLPTPTSEHFAGKVMQMVQALPSLDPATTLLGVVSVVVIALWPRIPALGKIPGPLVALVCGTVFVALAHPEGVATIGSAFGGLPGGLPSPGLPDFAWSDVPQLVRPAFAIALLGAIESLLSATVADGMTGTKHDSNQELLGQGAANMAAALFGGFAATGAIARTATNIRHGGNSPIAGVFHVLTVMLVLVALAPLAAYVPLATLAAILFVVAFNMSEVGRIIRIARRAPRSDVAVMLITLVLTIFADLVIAVEVGVILALLNFFRRMTAAVGVTEMPSGSTPEAETVPAFRDVLVFTIDGPFFFGAVDQFESALLHTNTEPRAVIVSMENVPFIDLTALASLQETMDRLRKHEVIVALCCTKPKVAERIENAGIAEGLPLPVTASLEEALRTVGERTVSRDGLR; encoded by the coding sequence GTGAAACCCGCGATCATCGAAGCATGGGTTGCCGGCCTGTTCCGCAAGCAGCACTGGTTGCCCAACGCCGCCGCCGGTGTCGTGGTGGGTGTTGTGGCCATACCGCTCGCGATGGCGTTTGCGATCGCCGCCGGCGCCAAGCCGGAGCAGGGGCTCTACACCGCCATCATCGCGGGGCTCGTGGTGACGCTGTTCGGCGGCAGCCGCGTTCAGATCGCCGGCCCTACGGGTGCGTTCGCCGTTCTGCTTGCGGGCGTGACCGCGCGTCATGGGATCGGCGGACTCCAGGTGGTGACGCTGCTCGCCGGCGCGATCCTCGTGATCTTCGGCCTCGCGCGTCTGGGCAGCGTGATCAAGTACATCCCCGAATCGGTCGTGCTGGGTTTCACTGCAGGGATCGCCGTGGTCATCTGGGTCGGGCAATGGCCCAACTTCTTCGGGCTGCCCACCCCCACGAGCGAGCACTTCGCAGGTAAGGTCATGCAGATGGTCCAAGCGCTCCCATCGCTCGATCCCGCCACCACGCTCCTCGGGGTCGTCAGCGTGGTCGTGATCGCCCTGTGGCCCAGGATCCCTGCGCTCGGCAAGATCCCGGGCCCGCTCGTGGCGCTCGTATGTGGCACGGTGTTCGTAGCCCTGGCACACCCCGAGGGCGTCGCCACGATCGGATCGGCGTTCGGCGGTCTGCCGGGTGGCCTGCCATCCCCCGGGTTGCCGGACTTCGCCTGGAGCGATGTACCGCAACTCGTACGCCCTGCCTTTGCGATCGCGTTGCTGGGAGCGATCGAATCGCTCCTCTCGGCAACGGTGGCCGATGGCATGACGGGCACGAAGCACGACTCCAACCAGGAACTCCTCGGCCAGGGAGCCGCCAACATGGCGGCGGCGCTGTTTGGCGGCTTTGCCGCCACGGGCGCCATAGCGCGTACGGCCACGAACATCCGGCACGGAGGGAACAGCCCGATCGCCGGCGTCTTCCACGTGCTTACGGTGATGCTGGTGCTGGTGGCGCTCGCACCGCTGGCGGCATACGTGCCGCTCGCCACTCTGGCCGCGATCCTGTTCGTGGTGGCATTCAACATGAGCGAGGTCGGCCGCATCATCCGCATCGCGCGACGCGCCCCCCGCTCCGACGTAGCGGTAATGCTCATCACCCTCGTCCTCACGATCTTCGCCGATCTCGTGATTGCCGTGGAGGTGGGGGTGATCCTGGCGCTGCTGAACTTCTTCCGACGCATGACGGCGGCCGTCGGCGTGACCGAGATGCCGTCCGGGTCCACCCCGGAGGCCGAGACCGTTCCGGCCTTCAGGGACGTGCTCGTGTTCACGATCGACGGGCCGTTCTTCTTCGGCGCGGTCGACCAGTTCGAGTCGGCCCTCCTCCACACCAACACCGAACCCAGGGCCGTGATCGTGAGCATGGAGAACGTGCCCTTCATCGATCTCACGGCACTGGCGAGTCTGCAGGAGACCATGGACCGGCTTCGCAAGCATGAGGTAATCGTGGCGTTGTGCTGCACGAAGCCGAAAGTGGCCGAGCGCATCGAGAACGCCGGTATCGCCGAGGGGTTGCCGCTTCCCGTGACCGCTTCACTCGAAGAAGCGCTCCGGACGGTGGGCGAGCGCACCGTCTCCCGCGACGGCCTACGGTAG
- the typA gene encoding translational GTPase TypA yields the protein MRAENIRNIAIIAHVDHGKTTIVDRLLQATHVFRDNQQVVDQVLDSNDQERERGITILAKNISVRYGDIKINVIDTPGHADFGGEVERVLKMADGCLLIIDAFDGPMPQTRFVLRHALEHGLKPLVVVNKIDRTGARPMEVIGDVFDLMVELGADDEQLDFPIIYTSAVNGYARFDPDDGNMDMLPLLDAIVEHVPCPDVDPNGPVAMQVCTIDHSEYVGRIGIGRLFSGTMHSGERILVIKNDGSRYQAAVKQLYTFEALGRAEAQQAHAGDIIAVVGVDDADIGDMFTCRLDPVQLDPIHVEEPTMSVVFAASTSPLVGREGTIVGGRQIKERLLREAESNISMRITESEDKTGMEVAGRGVLHLSVLMETMRREGYEFQVGRPQVIVKHDGNKKLEPIEQAVVDVPSEYAGKVIEIFGSRGGEMTDMVQRDAQVHLEFRIATRGVMGLRTRILNATRGEATLFHHFLEYGPYQGEIGGRINGSLIAMSTDKSVAFALDALQQRGKMFIGPGEMCYEGMIVGEHAKDNDLVVNVAKAKQLTNMRAASADKGIILAPPITFTLEEALEYIEDDELVEVTPKSIRLRKRLLAENDRKKARRG from the coding sequence ATGCGCGCCGAGAACATCCGCAACATCGCGATCATCGCCCATGTCGATCACGGCAAGACCACCATCGTGGACCGCCTCTTGCAGGCCACCCACGTCTTCCGTGACAACCAGCAGGTCGTCGACCAGGTGCTGGACTCCAACGACCAGGAGCGCGAGCGCGGTATCACCATCCTCGCCAAGAACATCTCGGTGCGCTACGGCGACATCAAGATCAACGTCATCGACACGCCGGGCCACGCCGACTTCGGCGGCGAGGTCGAGCGCGTGCTCAAAATGGCCGACGGATGCCTGCTCATCATCGACGCGTTCGACGGCCCCATGCCGCAGACACGCTTCGTTCTGCGTCACGCGCTCGAGCACGGCCTCAAGCCGCTCGTGGTGGTGAACAAGATCGACCGCACAGGGGCGCGCCCGATGGAGGTCATCGGAGACGTCTTCGACCTGATGGTGGAGCTTGGCGCCGACGATGAGCAGCTCGACTTCCCGATCATCTACACGAGCGCTGTGAACGGCTATGCGCGTTTCGATCCGGACGACGGCAACATGGACATGCTGCCCCTGCTCGACGCGATCGTGGAGCACGTGCCGTGCCCCGACGTCGACCCCAACGGGCCGGTGGCCATGCAGGTCTGCACCATCGACCACTCCGAGTACGTGGGCCGTATCGGCATCGGGCGTCTGTTCTCGGGCACGATGCACTCGGGTGAGCGCATCCTCGTGATCAAGAACGACGGCAGCCGGTACCAGGCGGCCGTGAAACAGCTCTACACGTTCGAGGCGCTTGGCCGTGCCGAGGCGCAGCAGGCGCACGCGGGCGACATCATCGCCGTCGTGGGTGTGGACGACGCCGACATCGGCGACATGTTCACCTGCCGTCTCGATCCGGTGCAGCTCGACCCGATCCATGTGGAGGAGCCGACGATGTCGGTCGTCTTCGCCGCGTCCACGAGTCCGCTCGTGGGCCGGGAGGGCACCATAGTGGGCGGTCGTCAGATCAAGGAGCGGCTGCTCCGCGAGGCCGAGTCGAACATCTCGATGCGCATCACCGAGAGCGAGGACAAGACCGGCATGGAGGTCGCGGGCCGCGGAGTGCTGCACCTGTCGGTGCTGATGGAGACGATGCGCCGTGAGGGCTATGAGTTCCAGGTCGGCCGTCCGCAGGTGATCGTCAAGCACGACGGCAACAAGAAGCTCGAGCCGATCGAGCAGGCGGTTGTGGACGTGCCGAGCGAGTACGCCGGCAAGGTCATCGAGATCTTCGGCAGCCGTGGCGGCGAGATGACCGACATGGTGCAGCGCGACGCCCAGGTGCACCTCGAGTTCAGGATCGCCACCCGTGGTGTGATGGGCCTTCGTACCCGCATCCTCAACGCCACGCGCGGTGAGGCCACGCTGTTCCATCACTTCCTCGAGTACGGACCGTACCAGGGCGAGATCGGCGGCCGCATCAACGGCTCGCTCATCGCGATGTCCACCGACAAGAGCGTCGCCTTCGCGCTCGATGCGCTCCAGCAGCGCGGCAAGATGTTCATCGGGCCGGGCGAGATGTGCTACGAGGGCATGATCGTGGGTGAGCACGCCAAGGACAACGACCTCGTGGTCAACGTTGCCAAGGCGAAGCAGCTCACCAACATGCGTGCCGCCTCGGCCGACAAGGGCATCATCCTCGCGCCACCGATCACGTTCACGCTCGAGGAGGCGCTCGAGTACATCGAGGACGACGAGCTCGTGGAGGTCACGCCCAAGAGCATCCGGCTGCGGAAGCGGCTTCTCGCTGAGAACGACCGCAAGAAGGCGAGGCGGGGCTGA
- a CDS encoding flavodoxin domain-containing protein — MSKRVLVGYATRTGSTTGVAEAIGRTLSERGCVVDVKPLREKPSPGGYDAVVVGSAINGAAWLPEAVSWLESNAGALRDTPTAVFCVHSMNGGSDEKQTRKRLAYLDKVRATVTPVAEGFFLGTGPTADDTSSIARWAFKTFGGTAEGDARDWGKIETWAEGLDL; from the coding sequence ATGTCCAAGCGGGTACTTGTGGGTTATGCGACCCGTACGGGGTCGACGACGGGTGTGGCCGAGGCGATCGGGCGTACGCTCAGCGAGCGCGGCTGCGTGGTCGACGTCAAGCCGCTGCGGGAGAAGCCGTCGCCCGGCGGCTACGACGCGGTGGTGGTGGGCAGCGCCATCAACGGCGCCGCATGGCTTCCCGAGGCGGTGAGCTGGCTCGAATCCAACGCCGGAGCGCTCCGCGATACCCCGACAGCCGTGTTCTGCGTGCACAGCATGAACGGCGGCAGCGACGAGAAGCAGACGCGAAAGCGGCTGGCGTATCTCGACAAGGTGCGGGCCACGGTGACGCCGGTGGCCGAGGGGTTCTTTCTCGGCACGGGACCGACCGCCGACGACACCTCGTCCATCGCCCGCTGGGCGTTCAAGACGTTCGGCGGCACGGCTGAAGGCGACGCGCGGGACTGGGGCAAGATCGAAACGTGGGCGGAGGGTCTGGATCTGTAG
- a CDS encoding WD40 repeat domain-containing protein translates to MTAPRLTLRGHLGSVDACAVSADGSLVASGGEDVAVRVWDANTGGLLWKLGTPEVPGPATVGRDPVEREIAAWSAGTDIGTRALGFSEDGRLLVHVWSEFVTVWNLANSAEWDPSIREQLACVGWIYSDDDDAWAQACRIDEAEERIRIWFALPRGRVVWGDFELADGTLVELGECLERTRQLALRPDGGAVAAVGPDGEVSVRRPRRSERARPADVIPLNAHDRSRGLDRPGSVIAAGCTHGIFAQGSDALVRPMTTGSAQPERIALDGVTVACAVARDRPLGVTACLGARAESVTVWDLERLEVLRRLAVADVTDCALSADGRVLVTSSGSQFFGTAGGDGVVQVWDL, encoded by the coding sequence GTGACAGCACCGCGCCTGACACTCCGCGGGCATCTCGGATCTGTGGACGCATGCGCGGTCTCTGCCGACGGCAGCCTCGTGGCCTCCGGGGGTGAGGACGTAGCTGTCCGTGTGTGGGACGCGAACACTGGCGGCCTTCTCTGGAAGCTCGGGACACCGGAGGTGCCCGGCCCGGCGACCGTCGGCCGGGATCCTGTGGAGCGGGAGATCGCCGCATGGAGCGCCGGCACCGACATCGGCACGCGTGCGCTCGGCTTCTCGGAAGACGGACGCCTTCTCGTTCACGTGTGGAGCGAGTTCGTCACGGTGTGGAACCTTGCGAACAGTGCCGAGTGGGACCCATCGATCCGCGAGCAACTCGCCTGCGTGGGCTGGATCTACTCGGACGACGATGATGCGTGGGCGCAGGCGTGCCGGATCGACGAGGCGGAGGAACGCATCCGGATCTGGTTCGCACTACCGCGCGGTCGCGTGGTCTGGGGCGACTTCGAGCTTGCGGACGGCACGCTGGTGGAGCTCGGCGAGTGTCTGGAGCGGACGCGGCAACTCGCGCTCCGTCCTGACGGAGGCGCTGTGGCGGCGGTCGGCCCTGACGGCGAGGTTTCTGTGCGGCGTCCACGGCGTTCAGAGCGCGCTCGCCCGGCCGACGTCATCCCGCTCAACGCTCACGATCGCTCGAGAGGTCTGGACCGTCCGGGGTCCGTGATCGCAGCAGGTTGCACGCACGGGATCTTCGCGCAGGGGAGCGATGCGCTGGTACGGCCGATGACGACGGGCTCGGCCCAACCTGAGAGGATAGCCCTCGACGGTGTGACGGTCGCGTGCGCGGTGGCGCGGGATCGGCCGCTTGGTGTGACCGCGTGTCTGGGCGCGCGCGCCGAGTCGGTGACCGTGTGGGACCTTGAGCGCCTCGAGGTGCTGCGGCGTCTCGCGGTGGCCGATGTGACCGACTGCGCTCTGTCGGCGGATGGCCGTGTGCTCGTCACCTCGAGTGGTTCGCAGTTCTTCGGCACTGCGGGCGGCGACGGCGTCGTCCAGGTCTGGGACCTGTGA
- a CDS encoding nucleotidyltransferase domain-containing protein, whose product MRPTYTIEDLLGSRSRIAVLRVLHGVEVPLNTSQIAVRAKLSHVAAASVLSDFVSMGVVFSSPAGRATVHWLNRESVYVENMLQPLFQAERNVPDDLVDDLAWVFQDEAISVVLFGSYARGDQAPGSDVDVALVAEGPDEKSTLESAIADHASEFRNRFGAPLSALTYTRREAAALWDTSPHLAESLCRDGLVVSGLSPWDWCDHAEE is encoded by the coding sequence ATGAGACCTACCTACACCATCGAAGACCTCCTTGGATCGCGCAGCCGTATTGCGGTGCTGCGCGTGCTTCATGGCGTCGAAGTTCCACTGAACACCTCGCAGATCGCAGTCCGGGCGAAGTTGTCTCACGTGGCGGCGGCCTCCGTGCTCTCAGACTTCGTCTCGATGGGCGTGGTCTTCAGCAGTCCCGCTGGCCGCGCGACGGTGCACTGGCTGAATCGCGAGAGTGTCTACGTTGAGAACATGCTCCAACCGCTCTTCCAGGCCGAGCGCAACGTGCCAGATGATCTCGTCGATGATCTCGCCTGGGTATTCCAGGACGAGGCCATCTCGGTGGTTCTCTTCGGCAGCTACGCTCGCGGTGATCAGGCCCCGGGCAGTGACGTTGATGTGGCGCTCGTTGCAGAAGGTCCGGACGAGAAGTCGACACTGGAATCGGCGATCGCTGATCACGCATCGGAGTTCCGAAACAGGTTTGGCGCACCGCTATCCGCACTGACCTATACACGCCGGGAGGCCGCGGCGCTCTGGGACACCAGCCCCCACCTCGCCGAGTCGTTGTGCCGCGACGGTCTCGTCGTTTCTGGCTTGAGCCCATGGGACTGGTGCGATCATGCCGAAGAATGA
- a CDS encoding radical SAM/SPASM domain-containing protein — MAHVRSLFFDGPLSEAENKALKCAELGRPSDIIWNITNRCNLRCNHCYMSADAHVLPEELSDEETIDIVRRMGEAGVPVVFLSGGEPMMRPNFWEILAEVNKQGVRPTISTNCTMIDEAAAKRLKEYGVRWIATSMYGPAQFHDEMVGVPGTHTRVLRAIKALRAEGVGVVLKTALSVDTWPHIFDIIQMAKNNDCGMIYICDLITSGRSEGEDDSRVTVEQWRELADFIVEDMLDPDLKFEYDVGALPSVIPYIAERFIERGVDVSKGLERLKIMSACPVGKGHMNLSSEGNIMPCQFAQDWTVGNIREMSFAEATEALYEIDLQESGGICAPENCEYSRICRGCRAKAWQREGDYMAEDLTCILHPERARTIPVQRLAGKSPAAPCAVPGGCG; from the coding sequence ATGGCCCACGTTCGCTCGCTGTTCTTCGACGGTCCGCTTTCCGAAGCCGAGAACAAGGCGCTCAAGTGCGCCGAACTCGGCAGGCCGAGCGACATCATCTGGAACATCACCAACCGCTGCAACCTGCGGTGCAACCACTGCTACATGTCAGCGGATGCGCACGTCCTTCCCGAGGAGCTTTCGGATGAAGAGACGATCGACATCGTCCGCCGCATGGGCGAGGCGGGAGTGCCGGTGGTGTTCCTCTCCGGCGGCGAGCCGATGATGCGGCCCAATTTCTGGGAGATACTCGCCGAGGTGAACAAGCAGGGCGTGCGCCCCACGATCTCCACCAACTGCACGATGATCGACGAGGCCGCCGCCAAGCGCCTCAAGGAGTACGGCGTGCGGTGGATCGCGACTTCCATGTACGGCCCGGCCCAGTTCCACGACGAGATGGTGGGCGTTCCCGGAACGCACACGCGGGTGCTCCGCGCGATCAAGGCGCTCCGTGCCGAGGGCGTAGGCGTGGTGCTCAAGACCGCGCTCTCGGTGGATACCTGGCCGCACATCTTCGACATCATCCAGATGGCCAAGAACAACGACTGCGGCATGATCTACATCTGCGACCTCATCACGTCAGGCCGCAGCGAAGGCGAGGACGACTCGCGGGTGACGGTGGAGCAGTGGCGGGAACTCGCCGACTTCATCGTCGAGGACATGCTGGACCCCGATCTCAAGTTCGAGTACGACGTGGGCGCCCTCCCCTCGGTGATCCCCTACATCGCCGAGCGGTTCATCGAGCGCGGCGTGGACGTGAGCAAGGGTCTTGAGCGCCTCAAGATCATGAGCGCCTGCCCTGTGGGCAAGGGACACATGAACCTGAGCTCGGAAGGGAACATCATGCCCTGCCAGTTCGCACAGGACTGGACCGTGGGCAACATCCGCGAGATGAGCTTTGCCGAGGCCACCGAGGCGTTGTATGAGATCGACCTGCAGGAGTCCGGAGGCATCTGCGCGCCGGAGAACTGCGAGTACTCGCGCATCTGCCGTGGCTGCCGCGCGAAGGCGTGGCAGCGTGAGGGCGACTATATGGCCGAGGACCTCACCTGCATACTCCACCCCGAGAGGGCACGGACGATACCGGTGCAGCGGCTTGCGGGCAAATCGCCTGCGGCCCCGTGCGCCGTCCCCGGCGGCTGCGGATAA
- a CDS encoding MBL fold metallo-hydrolase — protein sequence MPSVPDTATRLSGDTYVVPGLTNAGYVAGLGIDTSENEAAYAGVALDTLAITHGHADHFSIAHILRDAGARVIAARDDAAMVENPDINIRGMFSWAKPSDKMTTKLFRGIGCAVDGHVEDFNDHRAVAIPLPGHTLGHHGFLTADGVLFTGDALYIRDLWEQHPLPYAIDPGMVVASLERIRSVDCTWIVPAHGRPVSRDEAEEHIDFHITQVRRTAEMLLHGLRNGMTTEGAVAFISRELGLPENQAVYWLAVTDVKGYLGELLDRGLIEFSVRDHVGWWQTIA from the coding sequence ATGCCTTCCGTACCAGACACCGCCACCCGCCTGTCCGGCGACACCTATGTGGTGCCGGGGCTGACCAACGCCGGCTACGTAGCAGGTCTCGGGATCGACACGTCCGAGAACGAGGCCGCCTACGCGGGCGTGGCCCTCGACACCCTCGCGATCACGCACGGTCATGCCGACCACTTCTCGATCGCGCATATCCTGCGGGATGCCGGCGCTCGCGTGATCGCCGCTCGCGACGACGCCGCGATGGTGGAGAACCCCGACATCAACATCCGCGGGATGTTCAGCTGGGCCAAGCCGAGCGACAAGATGACCACCAAGCTCTTCCGCGGTATCGGCTGCGCGGTGGACGGTCACGTGGAGGACTTCAACGACCACCGCGCCGTAGCGATCCCCCTCCCCGGCCACACCCTCGGCCACCACGGGTTCCTCACCGCCGACGGCGTGCTCTTCACCGGCGACGCTCTCTACATCCGCGACCTGTGGGAGCAGCACCCGCTCCCGTACGCGATCGACCCTGGCATGGTGGTCGCCTCGCTCGAACGCATACGCTCGGTGGACTGCACGTGGATCGTGCCCGCGCACGGGCGTCCCGTCAGTCGCGATGAGGCCGAGGAGCACATCGACTTCCACATCACGCAGGTGCGTCGCACCGCCGAGATGCTGCTGCACGGCCTGCGAAACGGCATGACCACCGAGGGCGCTGTGGCGTTCATCTCCCGCGAGCTCGGCCTGCCTGAGAACCAGGCGGTCTACTGGCTCGCAGTCACCGATGTGAAGGGTTACCTCGGCGAACTGCTGGACCGTGGGCTGATCGAGTTCTCCGTGCGCGACCACGTGGGTTGGTGGCAGACGATCGCGTGA
- a CDS encoding potassium/proton antiporter, which translates to MAINGATVAPILVSAALLVAGVLASKLSSRFGIPALLLFLVTGMLAGSEGPGGIPFDSPLAAMAAGSVALFLILFDGGLQTDLKNLSRTVAVRGALLATVGVMVTAGVVGAFCVVVLDIPLTEGLLLGAILSSTDAAAVFSVLRSRDVGLPPRLRTLIEFESASNDPTAVFLVVTLVAFAAGDAPVGALVPLSYLLRLAGGGAIGWLSGVLLVRILNRIDLEHDGLYPVLTLAAAGVVFGVAEIVGTSGFMAAYMAGLAMAGRVFAHRRSLLRFHEGVAWLMQIVMFLILGLLVFPSELLEHAVPGLAISAVLMLMARPLAVMALLLGSDFSLRERVMVSWVGLRGAAPIILATFPMVAGLETAGSIFNTVFFVVVFSVLIQGPTAGLMARLLRVDVPVERVERLPIEIDGDAATGMMIARLHVEPGSFADGSHLLDVGGPHMPLVILMRREGRYFIPGGTTVLAGGDELHLLGTVEMIEAMRPHVCCAARCDL; encoded by the coding sequence GTGGCCATCAACGGAGCGACGGTCGCACCGATCCTGGTGAGCGCTGCCCTCCTGGTCGCCGGCGTGTTGGCGAGCAAGCTCTCATCGCGATTCGGCATACCAGCGTTGCTGCTCTTCCTCGTGACCGGCATGCTTGCCGGCTCCGAGGGTCCCGGCGGGATACCGTTCGACAGCCCGCTTGCCGCGATGGCGGCAGGCTCGGTGGCGCTCTTCCTGATCCTCTTCGACGGCGGGCTGCAGACCGACCTCAAGAACCTCTCACGCACAGTGGCTGTGAGGGGGGCGCTGCTCGCGACCGTCGGGGTTATGGTCACGGCGGGAGTGGTGGGCGCGTTCTGCGTGGTGGTCCTCGACATACCGTTGACCGAGGGACTCCTGCTCGGCGCCATCCTCTCATCCACAGACGCGGCAGCGGTCTTCTCCGTCCTCCGCTCGAGGGACGTCGGGCTGCCACCGAGACTCCGGACGCTCATCGAGTTCGAGTCGGCGAGCAACGATCCCACTGCTGTGTTCCTCGTGGTCACACTGGTGGCGTTCGCCGCTGGCGATGCTCCCGTGGGCGCGCTCGTCCCCCTGTCGTACCTGCTACGACTTGCGGGTGGCGGCGCGATAGGCTGGCTGTCGGGTGTCCTCCTTGTGCGGATTCTCAACCGCATCGATCTCGAGCATGACGGCCTGTATCCGGTGCTGACGCTCGCCGCGGCCGGCGTGGTGTTCGGGGTGGCCGAGATCGTCGGCACGAGCGGCTTCATGGCGGCCTACATGGCGGGGCTTGCGATGGCCGGGCGCGTGTTCGCGCACCGCCGGAGCCTGCTCCGCTTCCATGAGGGCGTTGCGTGGCTGATGCAGATCGTGATGTTCCTGATCCTCGGACTGCTCGTCTTCCCCTCCGAGCTGCTCGAGCACGCTGTGCCCGGGCTCGCGATCTCGGCTGTGCTCATGCTTATGGCGCGCCCGCTTGCGGTGATGGCGCTCCTCCTCGGATCGGACTTCTCACTCCGTGAGAGGGTCATGGTGTCGTGGGTGGGGCTACGGGGCGCCGCGCCGATCATCCTGGCAACGTTCCCGATGGTCGCAGGCCTGGAGACCGCGGGATCCATATTCAACACCGTGTTCTTCGTCGTGGTCTTCTCGGTGCTGATCCAGGGACCCACGGCTGGCCTGATGGCACGCCTGCTCAGGGTGGATGTCCCGGTCGAGCGCGTTGAGCGGCTGCCCATAGAGATCGACGGGGATGCCGCAACGGGGATGATGATCGCACGCCTGCACGTGGAGCCCGGCTCGTTCGCCGACGGGAGTCATCTCCTCGATGTGGGCGGGCCGCACATGCCGCTGGTGATCCTCATGCGGCGCGAAGGCCGGTACTTCATCCCCGGCGGGACGACCGTGCTTGCCGGGGGCGACGAACTGCACCTGCTCGGGACGGTCGAGATGATCGAGGCGATGCGACCGCATGTCTGCTGCGCGGCCCGCTGCGATCTCTAG
- a CDS encoding TetR/AcrR family transcriptional regulator, with product MVTPKKRTTPLTKDELFATALAIADAEGLDALSMRRLAAEVGVEAASLYHHLPNKDALLNGILVRMRSEMRIPDPLPEDWRELLLAIFAEYQRVLSAHPNLTPLAGRRVETDPDSGLVFLTQLGFSDNDAVELWQSMIALVTGFSVFGSSYAESDVSDLPTDLALRMSDWRDETCVRSLRMLIDAYDVARTG from the coding sequence GTGGTCACACCGAAGAAGCGCACCACCCCCCTCACCAAAGACGAGCTCTTCGCCACGGCACTGGCAATCGCTGACGCAGAGGGACTCGATGCGCTCTCGATGCGCCGGCTCGCCGCAGAGGTGGGCGTAGAGGCCGCCTCGCTCTACCACCACCTCCCCAACAAGGACGCGCTCCTCAACGGGATCCTGGTTCGCATGCGCTCGGAGATGCGCATCCCCGATCCACTGCCCGAGGACTGGAGGGAGCTGCTGCTCGCGATCTTCGCCGAGTACCAGCGCGTGCTGTCGGCCCACCCCAACCTCACCCCTCTTGCGGGCAGACGGGTGGAGACCGACCCGGACAGCGGCCTGGTCTTCCTCACGCAACTCGGCTTCAGCGACAACGACGCCGTGGAACTCTGGCAGTCGATGATCGCGCTGGTGACCGGGTTCTCGGTCTTCGGCTCGTCATACGCCGAGAGCGACGTGAGCGACCTTCCGACGGATCTCGCCCTGCGCATGAGCGACTGGCGCGATGAGACCTGCGTGCGGTCGCTCAGGATGCTGATCGACGCCTATGACGTCGCGCGCACCGGGTAG
- the rbr gene encoding rubrerythrin, translated as MASLKGTRTEQNLLKSFAGESQARTRYTYFSSVAKKEGYEQIAAIFMETAENEKEHAKVFFKYLEGGMVEITAMYPAGVIGTTAENLLAAADGEREEWGELYPEFAKVAEEEGFPEIAHSFREIAEVEEAHEARYRKLLSNVESGTVFKRDTVVRWKCRNCGYIHEGPEAPEECPACAHPQAHYELFVETY; from the coding sequence GTGGCAAGCCTCAAAGGCACCCGCACCGAGCAGAACCTGCTGAAGTCGTTCGCCGGCGAGAGCCAGGCGCGCACGCGCTACACGTACTTCTCGAGCGTGGCCAAGAAGGAGGGCTACGAGCAGATCGCGGCCATCTTCATGGAGACCGCCGAGAACGAGAAGGAGCACGCCAAGGTGTTCTTCAAGTACCTCGAGGGCGGCATGGTGGAGATCACCGCCATGTACCCGGCCGGCGTCATCGGCACCACCGCGGAGAACCTGCTCGCGGCCGCCGACGGCGAGCGCGAGGAGTGGGGCGAGCTGTATCCCGAGTTCGCAAAGGTCGCCGAGGAAGAGGGCTTCCCGGAGATCGCGCACTCGTTCCGCGAGATCGCCGAGGTGGAGGAAGCGCACGAGGCCCGCTACCGCAAGCTGCTCAGCAATGTGGAGAGCGGCACCGTCTTCAAGCGCGACACGGTCGTGCGCTGGAAGTGCCGCAACTGCGGCTACATCCATGAGGGTCCCGAGGCCCCCGAAGAGTGCCCGGCGTGCGCGCATCCGCAGGCGCACTACGAGCTGTTCGTCGAGACGTACTAG